The following are from one region of the Sandaracinus amylolyticus genome:
- the pssA gene encoding CDP-diacylglycerol--serine O-phosphatidyltransferase produces the protein MRFDLRKTLFILPNLFTLSSIFCGFYAIVACTTANGAGETSAEDFYRAALLIVFAMFFDVIDGRVARLTKTQSAFGVQIDSLADVVSFGIAPAILVYRWSLHTLGVGGLIASFAYVACGAIRLARFNVMATSPSGAPKKPGKYIMGLPIPGAAGALVSIIVANFAVTGSLQSAPEVMLGVVIALSFFMVSTVPFRSFKDIKLGWRSVIFVGLTIASSAVIAATYHPSFALVWLIVGYVAIAVLEAVLEISRKAARLAGRRGQSPATVEPAEEKQRPSVP, from the coding sequence ATGCGTTTCGATCTGAGGAAGACGCTCTTCATCCTCCCGAACCTCTTCACGCTCTCCAGTATCTTCTGCGGCTTCTACGCGATCGTCGCGTGCACCACCGCGAACGGAGCGGGCGAGACCAGCGCCGAGGACTTCTATCGCGCGGCGCTGCTGATCGTGTTCGCGATGTTCTTCGACGTGATCGACGGTCGTGTCGCGCGCCTGACCAAGACGCAGAGCGCGTTCGGCGTGCAGATCGACTCGCTCGCCGACGTCGTCTCGTTCGGCATCGCGCCCGCGATCCTCGTCTACCGCTGGTCGCTCCACACGCTCGGCGTCGGCGGGCTCATCGCGAGCTTCGCGTACGTGGCGTGCGGCGCCATCCGGCTCGCGCGCTTCAACGTGATGGCGACCAGCCCGAGCGGCGCGCCGAAGAAGCCGGGCAAGTACATCATGGGCCTGCCGATCCCCGGCGCGGCGGGCGCGCTGGTGTCGATCATCGTCGCGAACTTCGCGGTGACCGGCTCGCTGCAGAGCGCGCCCGAGGTGATGCTCGGCGTGGTGATCGCGCTCTCGTTCTTCATGGTGAGCACGGTCCCGTTCCGCTCGTTCAAGGACATCAAGCTCGGCTGGCGCAGCGTGATCTTCGTCGGGCTCACGATCGCGTCGAGCGCGGTGATCGCAGCGACGTACCACCCCTCGTTCGCGCTGGTGTGGCTCATCGTGGGCTACGTCGCGATCGCGGTGCTCGAGGCCGTGCTCGAGATCTCGCGCAAGGCGGCGCGCCTCGCGGGACGTCGGGGACAGTCGCCGGCGACGGTCGAGCCCGCCGAAGAGAAGCAGCGCCCCAGCGTTCCGTGA
- a CDS encoding choice-of-anchor X domain-containing protein, translating into MMRRWAVLIAGLALAACGDESEPDDLAASCDGERVLECDPYEYTAIASASVTPERIGPLDPTARATVHVELEACDMRPGAASVQLFALIAPADAGADEVRVVDLGLTVRDDGTNGDETANDGVIDQTVGNPFGREIPERSDITLRFVPVLQGCQGDPLELAYPTGTRFEI; encoded by the coding sequence ATGATGCGAAGGTGGGCGGTCCTGATCGCGGGCCTCGCGCTCGCGGCGTGCGGTGATGAGAGCGAGCCGGACGACCTCGCGGCGAGCTGCGACGGCGAGCGCGTGCTCGAGTGCGATCCCTACGAGTACACGGCGATCGCGAGCGCGTCGGTGACGCCCGAGCGCATCGGGCCGCTCGATCCCACCGCGCGCGCGACGGTGCACGTCGAGCTCGAGGCGTGCGACATGCGCCCGGGCGCGGCGAGCGTGCAGCTCTTCGCGTTGATCGCGCCGGCCGACGCGGGCGCCGACGAGGTGCGCGTGGTCGACCTCGGGCTGACGGTGCGCGACGACGGGACCAACGGCGACGAGACCGCGAACGACGGCGTGATCGACCAGACGGTCGGCAACCCGTTCGGCCGCGAGATCCCGGAGCGCAGCGACATCACGCTGCGCTTCGTCCCGGTGCTCCAGGGCTGTCAGGGCGATCCGCTCGAGCTCGCGTACCCGACCGGGACGCGTTTCGAGATCTGA
- a CDS encoding carboxymuconolactone decarboxylase family protein: MSSSNDIRFDKEIPAVLTALGAVHHAIDERPLERKLHHLVVLRASQINGCAFCVRMHTREAREDGETNERLDRLVVWRHSSEFSERERAALAWTEALTRLDHETDYATLRTQLRASFSDAEIAALTATVGMINLWNRLQVSRH; this comes from the coding sequence ATGAGCAGCTCGAACGACATCCGCTTCGACAAGGAGATCCCCGCCGTCCTCACGGCCCTCGGCGCGGTCCACCACGCGATCGACGAGCGCCCGCTCGAGCGCAAGCTGCACCACCTCGTGGTGCTCCGCGCCTCGCAGATCAACGGCTGCGCGTTCTGCGTCCGCATGCACACCCGCGAGGCGCGCGAGGACGGCGAGACCAACGAGCGGCTCGATCGCCTCGTCGTGTGGCGGCACTCGAGCGAGTTCAGCGAGCGCGAGCGGGCTGCGCTCGCGTGGACCGAGGCGCTCACGAGGCTCGACCACGAGACCGACTATGCGACGCTGCGCACGCAGCTGCGCGCTTCGTTCTCCGACGCCGAGATCGCGGCGCTCACCGCGACCGTCGGCATGATCAACCTCTGGAACCGGCTCCAGGTCTCGAGGCACTGA
- the sigJ gene encoding RNA polymerase sigma factor SigJ, protein MTQTAHDDAFTEARPMLLGLAYRILGSRADAEDAVQDTYVKWLGAHDVESPGAWLTATCTRRCIDMLRAAHRSRVDYVGPWLPEPLHTPIEEPGDVGLAASLGTAFLLVLERLTPKERAAYLLHEVFDVSYAETARTLEINETACRKLVSRARAHVDQAKVRHVTPRERQDELLAAFEVAITSGELDRLSALLADDVELRADGGGKASAIPKPLHGKRDVLVFVGKLREWWRGYEWVATELNGGRGVVLRMDGAITASLSFAYDESGAVTHLYIVRNPDKLAALAS, encoded by the coding sequence ATGACCCAGACGGCCCACGACGACGCGTTCACCGAGGCGCGCCCGATGCTGCTCGGGCTCGCGTACCGCATCCTCGGCTCGCGCGCCGACGCCGAGGACGCGGTGCAGGACACGTACGTGAAGTGGCTCGGCGCGCACGACGTGGAGAGCCCGGGCGCGTGGCTCACCGCGACGTGCACCCGGCGCTGCATCGACATGCTGCGCGCCGCGCACCGCTCGCGCGTCGACTACGTGGGCCCCTGGCTGCCCGAGCCGCTGCACACGCCGATCGAGGAGCCGGGCGACGTGGGTCTCGCCGCGTCGCTCGGCACCGCGTTCCTGCTCGTGCTCGAGCGCCTCACGCCCAAGGAGCGCGCCGCGTACCTGCTGCACGAGGTGTTCGACGTCTCCTACGCCGAGACCGCGCGCACCCTCGAGATCAACGAGACCGCGTGCCGCAAGCTCGTCTCGCGCGCCCGTGCCCACGTCGATCAGGCGAAGGTCCGCCACGTCACGCCGCGCGAGCGACAGGACGAGCTGCTCGCGGCGTTCGAGGTCGCGATCACCTCGGGCGAGCTCGATCGCCTCTCCGCGCTCCTCGCCGACGACGTCGAGCTGCGCGCCGACGGCGGGGGCAAGGCCAGCGCGATCCCGAAGCCGCTCCACGGCAAGCGCGACGTGCTCGTGTTCGTCGGCAAGCTGCGCGAGTGGTGGCGCGGCTACGAGTGGGTCGCGACCGAGCTCAACGGCGGTCGGGGCGTCGTGCTGCGCATGGACGGCGCGATCACCGCCTCGCTCTCGTTCGCCTACGACGAGTCGGGCGCGGTCACGCACCTCTACATCGTGCGCAACCCCGACAAGCTCGCGGCGCTCGCGTCCTGA
- a CDS encoding MFS transporter → MAGWRELFAGAGAMRALVLVGGVALHAIDLYVATTILPSVVAEIGGLERYAWSTALFVVASIVASALSARLLARLGARHAYVAASIVFGVGAWISASATSMDAMLAGRVVQGLGGGLLVALPYGMIRALYDERLWPRAMALVSGMWGVATLVGPAIGGVLAELGAWRAAFGSLIPATALFVVLALRALPGRIDATSAPPVAWAQLALLAASVLALSGASVARSSGLLVVLAGVLVVALFVVERRASSRLFPRLGAPLVRLYAVLSLLAITVTSTEIFAPLFLQVLHGRSPLVAGALAALMAGGWTLGSIAGSSARDPGTVERALRIAPVIVLVATIACAWLVPARAEDGALVVPIAAALAMVGVGVGIAWPHVLTRVLQVAPADEPELASASITTVQLFATALGAALAGLIANGAGLGTPDGVSRAALALFATFSLAPAACLAIYSTTGSLRTERAS, encoded by the coding sequence GTGGCGGGCTGGAGGGAGCTCTTCGCCGGCGCGGGCGCGATGCGCGCGCTCGTGCTGGTCGGCGGGGTCGCGCTGCACGCGATCGATCTCTACGTCGCGACGACGATCCTGCCCTCGGTCGTCGCGGAGATCGGCGGGCTCGAGCGCTATGCCTGGAGCACGGCGCTCTTCGTGGTCGCGTCGATCGTCGCGTCGGCGCTCTCGGCGCGCCTGCTCGCGCGGCTCGGCGCGCGTCACGCCTACGTCGCCGCGTCGATCGTGTTCGGCGTGGGCGCGTGGATCTCCGCGAGCGCGACGTCGATGGACGCGATGCTCGCGGGTCGCGTGGTGCAGGGGCTCGGCGGCGGGCTCCTCGTCGCGCTCCCCTACGGGATGATCCGCGCGCTCTACGACGAGCGGCTCTGGCCCCGCGCGATGGCGCTGGTCTCGGGGATGTGGGGCGTGGCGACCCTGGTGGGCCCGGCGATCGGCGGTGTGCTCGCCGAGCTCGGCGCATGGCGCGCCGCGTTCGGATCGCTGATCCCCGCGACCGCGCTCTTCGTCGTGCTCGCGCTGCGGGCGCTTCCGGGACGGATCGACGCGACCTCCGCGCCGCCGGTCGCGTGGGCCCAGCTCGCGCTCCTCGCCGCGTCGGTGCTCGCGCTCTCCGGGGCGAGCGTCGCGCGCTCGAGCGGGCTGCTCGTCGTGCTCGCCGGAGTGCTCGTGGTCGCGCTCTTCGTCGTCGAGCGACGCGCGTCGTCGCGCCTCTTCCCGCGGCTCGGCGCCCCGCTGGTGCGGCTCTACGCGGTGCTCTCGCTGCTCGCGATCACCGTCACCAGCACCGAGATCTTCGCGCCGCTCTTCCTGCAGGTGCTGCACGGGCGCTCGCCGCTGGTCGCCGGTGCGCTCGCCGCGCTCATGGCGGGCGGATGGACGCTGGGCTCGATCGCCGGCTCGAGCGCGCGCGACCCCGGCACCGTCGAGCGCGCGCTGCGAATCGCGCCGGTGATCGTGCTCGTCGCGACGATCGCCTGCGCGTGGCTCGTGCCGGCGCGCGCCGAGGACGGCGCGCTCGTCGTGCCGATCGCCGCCGCGCTCGCGATGGTCGGAGTCGGCGTCGGCATCGCGTGGCCCCACGTGCTCACGCGCGTGCTCCAGGTCGCGCCCGCCGACGAGCCCGAGCTCGCATCGGCGTCGATCACCACGGTGCAGCTCTTCGCGACCGCGCTCGGCGCCGCCCTGGCCGGTCTGATCGCGAACGGCGCAGGCCTCGGCACGCCCGACGGCGTCTCCCGCGCCGCGCTCGCGCTCTTCGCGACCTTCTCGCTCGCGCCCGCGGCGTGCCTCGCGATCTACTCGACGACCGGCAGCTTGCGCACCGAGCGCGCTTCGTAG
- the ttcA gene encoding tRNA 2-thiocytidine(32) synthetase TtcA, protein MEERRRVLEKHLYRTLKTTCERWELLRPSASGGAERVMVAISGGKDSYTLLTLLDKLVPRLPFAVELVAVHLDQAQPGYDGAPLEAWLAQRGRPYEILREDTYSEVLSRTAPGGTYCTVCSRLRRGILYSAAERLGCSAIALGHHRDDALETFLMNLFFAGKLQAMPASYVTDDGRFRVIRPLIDCDEARIAEYAALEQFPILPCNLCGSQEGLQRERMSALLAQLEAQHPDVRSVMMRALGNVRPTHLLDPEVLEAWSARPAHVRPERAPEPREARYEARSVRKLPVVE, encoded by the coding sequence ATGGAAGAGCGGCGCCGCGTCCTCGAGAAGCACCTCTATCGCACGCTGAAGACCACCTGCGAGCGCTGGGAGCTGCTGCGTCCGTCCGCTTCGGGCGGAGCCGAGCGTGTGATGGTCGCGATCAGCGGCGGCAAGGACAGCTACACGCTGCTCACGCTGCTCGACAAGCTCGTGCCGCGGCTGCCCTTCGCGGTCGAGCTGGTCGCGGTGCACCTCGATCAGGCGCAGCCCGGCTACGACGGCGCGCCGCTCGAGGCGTGGCTCGCGCAGCGCGGCAGGCCCTACGAGATCCTGCGCGAGGACACGTACTCCGAGGTGCTCTCGCGCACTGCGCCGGGCGGGACGTACTGCACGGTCTGCTCGCGCCTGCGGCGCGGGATCCTCTACAGCGCCGCGGAGCGCCTCGGGTGCAGCGCGATCGCGCTCGGGCACCATCGCGACGACGCGCTCGAGACGTTCCTGATGAACCTGTTCTTCGCGGGCAAGCTGCAGGCGATGCCGGCGAGCTACGTGACCGACGACGGCCGCTTCCGGGTGATCCGCCCGCTGATCGACTGCGACGAGGCGCGCATCGCGGAGTACGCGGCGCTCGAGCAGTTCCCGATCCTGCCGTGCAACCTCTGCGGCTCGCAGGAGGGCCTGCAGCGCGAGCGCATGAGCGCGCTGCTCGCGCAGCTCGAGGCGCAGCACCCCGACGTGCGCAGCGTGATGATGCGCGCGCTCGGCAACGTGCGTCCGACCCACCTGCTCGATCCGGAGGTGCTCGAGGCGTGGAGCGCGCGTCCCGCGCACGTGCGGCCGGAGCGCGCGCCCGAGCCGCGCGAGGCGCGCTACGAAGCGCGCTCGGTGCGCAAGCTGCCGGTCGTCGAGTAG
- a CDS encoding sensor histidine kinase, which translates to MAGPIPEGSLTAGVAARVSPLADLIAAHRHALLACGAPPSRAAGAFDALVDALVASLRAGAIQGVRESVGRIDDLEAFVREHDALRECVLDLASSGSPPIALAELRIALAFLAERVAAGVASFVAARAERAEAQTAAILDVALDAIISMDAAGHVVAWNPAAVRMFGYTRDEALGRPLAELVIPPHLREAHTRGVARYGATRESRILDRRLEMPAIRRDGSHLTVELTITCVPSGGAPWFTGYLRDITAHKRAEERQRVLLRASEILASSLELHTTLASLVELAVPAIADCCVVEIPGERGHEGTLLVHHVDDEQRDRARAHLAARREPSRVLRTGEAELHPGLAVELLAGDVELVALHTIGARSVIRVPLSARGKIVGALTLASATRRYAQDDLDFARELAVRAALAIDNSSLYEAARRAVVAREDVLAIVSHDLRNPLSAIRTSASLLVRTADQHAAGRLIETIQRASGRMERLIRDLLDLAAIQAGRLTIVEKPEDPREIIAEALELQEPLAREKELRLVADVALAPVAVRCDRERVLQVFSNLLGNAIKFCRRGETITVRAAVRDRELEITVADTGPGIAPAELPHVFDPYWSARRHARRGTGLGLYITKGIVDAHGGTIRADSTIGVGSSFTFTLPLETVTP; encoded by the coding sequence GTGGCCGGCCCGATCCCCGAAGGCTCGCTCACCGCGGGTGTCGCCGCTCGGGTCTCTCCGCTCGCCGACCTGATCGCGGCGCATCGCCACGCGCTCCTCGCGTGCGGGGCCCCGCCGTCGCGGGCGGCGGGAGCGTTCGATGCGCTCGTGGACGCGCTCGTCGCGAGCCTGCGCGCGGGGGCGATCCAGGGGGTGCGCGAGTCGGTCGGGCGAATCGACGACCTCGAGGCGTTCGTGCGCGAGCACGACGCGCTGCGGGAGTGCGTCCTCGATCTCGCGTCCTCGGGCTCACCTCCGATCGCGCTCGCCGAGCTGCGCATCGCGCTCGCGTTCCTGGCCGAGCGCGTCGCGGCGGGCGTCGCGTCGTTCGTCGCTGCGCGCGCCGAGCGCGCCGAGGCGCAGACCGCGGCGATCCTCGACGTCGCGCTCGACGCGATCATCTCGATGGACGCCGCCGGCCACGTCGTCGCGTGGAACCCCGCGGCGGTGCGGATGTTCGGGTACACCCGCGACGAGGCGCTGGGCCGACCGCTCGCGGAGCTGGTGATCCCGCCGCACCTGCGCGAGGCGCACACCCGCGGGGTCGCTCGCTACGGCGCGACGCGCGAGAGCCGCATCCTCGATCGACGCCTCGAGATGCCGGCGATCCGCCGCGACGGCTCGCACCTCACGGTCGAGCTCACGATCACCTGCGTGCCGAGCGGCGGAGCTCCGTGGTTCACCGGCTACCTCCGCGACATCACCGCGCACAAGCGCGCCGAGGAGCGACAGCGCGTGCTGCTCCGCGCGTCGGAGATCCTCGCGTCGTCGCTCGAGCTGCACACGACGCTCGCCTCGCTCGTCGAGCTCGCGGTGCCGGCGATCGCGGACTGCTGCGTGGTGGAGATCCCGGGCGAGCGCGGGCACGAGGGAACGCTGCTGGTGCACCACGTCGACGACGAGCAGCGCGATCGGGCGCGCGCGCACCTCGCCGCGCGGCGCGAGCCGTCGCGCGTGCTGCGCACCGGAGAGGCCGAGCTCCATCCAGGCCTCGCGGTCGAGCTCTTGGCGGGCGACGTGGAGCTGGTCGCGCTGCACACGATCGGCGCGCGCTCGGTCATCCGCGTGCCGCTCTCCGCGCGCGGGAAGATCGTCGGCGCGCTGACGCTCGCGAGCGCGACCCGGCGCTACGCCCAGGACGACCTCGACTTCGCGCGCGAGCTCGCGGTGCGCGCCGCGCTCGCGATCGACAACTCGAGTCTCTACGAGGCGGCGCGGCGCGCGGTGGTCGCCCGCGAGGACGTGCTCGCGATCGTCTCGCACGATCTCCGCAACCCGCTCTCCGCGATCCGCACCAGCGCGTCGCTGCTGGTCCGCACCGCCGACCAGCACGCCGCGGGCAGGCTGATCGAGACGATCCAGCGCGCGTCGGGCCGCATGGAGCGTCTGATCCGCGACCTGCTCGATCTCGCCGCGATCCAGGCGGGGCGGCTGACGATCGTCGAGAAGCCCGAAGACCCCCGGGAGATCATCGCCGAGGCGCTCGAGCTGCAGGAGCCGCTCGCGCGCGAGAAGGAGCTGCGCCTGGTCGCCGACGTCGCGCTGGCGCCGGTCGCGGTGCGCTGCGATCGCGAGCGCGTGCTCCAGGTGTTCTCGAACCTCCTCGGCAACGCGATCAAGTTCTGCCGGCGCGGCGAGACGATCACGGTGCGCGCAGCGGTGCGCGATCGCGAGCTCGAGATCACGGTGGCCGACACCGGCCCCGGCATCGCGCCCGCGGAGCTGCCCCACGTGTTCGATCCGTATTGGTCGGCGCGCCGCCACGCGCGCCGCGGCACCGGGCTCGGCCTCTACATCACCAAGGGCATCGTCGACGCCCACGGCGGCACGATCCGCGCGGACAGCACGATCGGCGTCGGCAGCTCCTTCACGTTCACCCTGCCGCTCGAGACGGTCACTCCGTGA
- a CDS encoding glycoside hydrolase family 18 protein has product MRVATLVLALALACGCSTPELDAAPDGAPGRDDDGGASGADGGDDDGGTTGRSDGGPVDPDTDAGDPLPVPGARVVGYFSAWSVYQRNYHVMDMPAEQLTHINYAFLNIQNGRCVLGDSYADIERAYPGDTWEGGAVRGSFHQLELLKQAHPHLRTLLSVGGWTWSGSFSDVALSDASRRTFAESCIDIMVRYGFDGLDIDWEFPVSGGLETNTRRPEDRHNYTLLLEELRRQLVARASAQGRGEPYLLTIASGQSPEAFANLELPELGRVLDWINLMSYDYHGSWERMTGHNAPMVTAPGDPVGWGVAHAVDGLLEGGVPADRIVMGVPFYGRSWTGVTGGGSGLRQSATGAGPGTWEPGVIEWKDIAANYLPNAGFTQGWDPVGQVPYLYNSSSGVFVTYDDPRSIRIKRDFARARRLGGVMIWELNCDEASDTLTRALTE; this is encoded by the coding sequence ATGCGCGTCGCGACGCTCGTCCTCGCTCTGGCTCTCGCCTGCGGATGTTCCACCCCCGAGCTCGACGCGGCTCCCGATGGCGCACCGGGCCGCGACGATGACGGCGGAGCGAGCGGCGCCGACGGGGGAGACGACGATGGCGGCACGACCGGACGCAGCGACGGCGGGCCGGTCGACCCCGACACCGACGCGGGTGATCCGCTGCCGGTGCCCGGTGCGCGCGTGGTCGGGTATTTCTCGGCGTGGAGCGTCTACCAGCGCAACTATCACGTGATGGATATGCCGGCGGAGCAGCTGACGCATATCAACTACGCGTTCCTGAACATCCAGAACGGGCGCTGCGTGCTCGGCGACTCCTATGCCGACATCGAGCGTGCCTATCCCGGCGACACGTGGGAGGGCGGCGCGGTGCGCGGCAGCTTCCATCAGCTCGAGCTGCTGAAGCAGGCGCATCCGCACCTGCGCACGCTGCTCAGCGTCGGCGGATGGACCTGGAGCGGCTCGTTCTCCGATGTCGCGCTGAGCGACGCGAGCCGGCGCACGTTCGCCGAGTCGTGCATCGACATCATGGTGCGTTACGGCTTCGACGGGCTCGACATCGACTGGGAGTTCCCGGTCAGCGGCGGGCTCGAGACCAACACCCGACGTCCCGAGGACCGACACAACTACACGCTGCTCCTCGAGGAGCTGCGGCGGCAGCTCGTCGCGCGAGCGTCGGCGCAGGGACGCGGCGAGCCCTACCTCCTCACGATCGCGTCGGGCCAGAGCCCCGAGGCGTTCGCGAACCTGGAGCTCCCCGAGCTCGGCCGCGTGCTCGATTGGATCAACCTGATGTCCTACGACTATCACGGGTCGTGGGAGCGCATGACCGGGCACAACGCGCCGATGGTCACGGCCCCGGGTGACCCGGTGGGCTGGGGCGTGGCGCACGCGGTCGACGGCCTCCTCGAGGGCGGCGTGCCGGCGGACCGGATCGTGATGGGCGTGCCGTTCTACGGGCGCTCGTGGACCGGCGTGACCGGCGGCGGCTCGGGCCTGCGGCAGAGCGCGACCGGCGCCGGCCCGGGCACCTGGGAGCCCGGCGTGATCGAGTGGAAGGACATCGCCGCCAACTACCTCCCGAACGCCGGGTTCACGCAGGGCTGGGACCCGGTGGGCCAGGTCCCCTATCTCTACAACTCGTCGAGCGGCGTGTTCGTGACCTACGACGATCCCCGCTCGATCCGGATCAAGCGCGACTTCGCGCGCGCGCGGCGGCTCGGCGGCGTGATGATCTGGGAGCTCAACTGCGACGAGGCATCGGACACCCTCACGCGCGCGCTCACGGAGTGA
- a CDS encoding STAS-like domain-containing protein — MLVELMRNAVQHSADPRGGVIAAQLMKAGYSGYPQPVVQVAVADTGVGVLAGLQASYPELADAKAAVVKALEPHVSGTFGPGRTGTSENAGMGLFFISEMAKLTAGRMLLATRGATLWLRGDLEGGYASHRLDILPPEGTGFPGTLVAFELPLGEPADHARMIETITEKARQRTPQRDTSAWVRFEAAPKGTPTFVVSTVSEDVKAAARLSREQIQPRLFRREPVSLDFRNVSVCTQSFLHALLFEAIRISWAVQTPIFVEHAEPGVATGVRLVDNYARGG, encoded by the coding sequence GTGCTCGTCGAGCTGATGCGAAACGCCGTTCAGCACTCGGCAGATCCGCGGGGCGGAGTGATCGCGGCGCAGCTGATGAAGGCCGGGTACAGCGGCTACCCGCAGCCCGTCGTGCAGGTCGCGGTCGCCGACACCGGCGTAGGGGTGCTCGCCGGGCTCCAGGCGAGCTACCCGGAGCTCGCCGATGCGAAGGCCGCAGTGGTCAAGGCGCTCGAGCCGCACGTGTCCGGGACCTTCGGCCCCGGACGAACCGGCACGTCCGAGAACGCCGGCATGGGGCTGTTCTTCATCTCGGAGATGGCAAAGCTCACCGCGGGCCGAATGCTCCTCGCGACGCGAGGCGCAACCTTGTGGCTCCGCGGCGATCTCGAAGGCGGCTACGCGAGCCACCGGCTCGACATCCTGCCGCCGGAAGGAACGGGGTTCCCCGGAACGCTGGTCGCATTCGAGCTGCCGCTCGGCGAGCCCGCAGATCACGCCCGAATGATCGAGACCATCACCGAGAAAGCGCGACAGCGCACCCCGCAGCGCGACACGTCCGCTTGGGTGCGCTTCGAGGCCGCGCCGAAGGGCACACCGACGTTCGTCGTGAGCACCGTGTCGGAGGACGTGAAAGCGGCGGCGCGGCTCTCGCGCGAGCAGATCCAGCCGCGACTCTTCCGCCGCGAGCCCGTCTCGCTCGACTTCCGCAACGTCAGCGTCTGCACCCAGAGCTTCCTCCACGCGCTTCTGTTCGAAGCGATCCGGATCTCGTGGGCCGTGCAGACTCCGATCTTCGTCGAGCATGCCGAGCCCGGCGTCGCGACGGGCGTCCGGCTCGTCGACAACTACGCGCGAGGCGGTTGA
- a CDS encoding ArnT family glycosyltransferase, with the protein MITGRPLGWRDHLVGLVLAVSYCALLLATSRDLGMARDEGFYVDAAERYAQWFELLAEDRDAAFEQANIDRYWENNHEHPSLPKSLFALSWLAHRTWDLFPEDSMAFRFPGMLMSSLVLWLIWAFGARAYGRAVGAFAAVAWALMPNVFYHSHLDCFDVPIVTMLTLVTYCYWRSLAEPRWAIVAGIAYGLALETKHNAWILPLVLLVHWLFFVMPGELAARRAGKGKVTTLVPWWLIAFAVLGPPIFVGLWPWMWHDTAARFSEYASFHLHHVHYNTAFLGRTYFGPPGPIVFPFVMTLMTMSVVVVILAIAGVALRARALVPPWLVKRLWPHGRVEGDRQCTDVLAFGSMLAPMVVIAMPWTPIFGGTKHFIAGWAFMAIFAGIAFVRVARAAREWAGERVPAIKEATPAVTAALLLAPSAIDTVHSHPYGLSFYGAAAGGVPGAADLGMMRQFWGFTTGSLVPWLNEHVPERGSVWICDTLPSAWRMLQRDGRLRDDIRASWDLAGADYAIVHHEDHFVEVDYQIWMAFGRVDPVYVLTYDGVPIISVYENPRRAR; encoded by the coding sequence ATGATCACCGGTCGTCCCCTCGGCTGGCGCGATCACCTCGTCGGCCTCGTGCTCGCGGTGAGCTACTGCGCGCTGCTCCTCGCGACCTCGCGCGACCTCGGCATGGCCCGCGACGAGGGCTTCTACGTCGACGCCGCCGAGCGCTACGCCCAGTGGTTCGAGCTGCTCGCCGAGGATCGCGACGCCGCGTTCGAGCAGGCGAACATCGATCGCTACTGGGAGAACAACCACGAGCATCCCTCGCTCCCGAAGTCGCTCTTCGCGCTCTCGTGGCTCGCCCACCGCACGTGGGATCTCTTCCCCGAGGACTCGATGGCGTTCCGGTTCCCCGGGATGCTGATGAGCTCGCTCGTGCTCTGGCTGATCTGGGCGTTCGGCGCGCGCGCCTACGGGCGCGCGGTGGGCGCGTTCGCCGCGGTCGCGTGGGCGCTGATGCCCAACGTCTTCTACCACTCGCACCTCGACTGCTTCGACGTGCCGATCGTGACGATGCTGACGCTCGTCACGTACTGCTACTGGCGCTCGCTCGCCGAGCCGCGGTGGGCGATCGTCGCGGGCATCGCGTACGGGCTCGCGCTGGAGACCAAGCACAACGCGTGGATCCTCCCGCTCGTGCTGCTGGTGCACTGGCTCTTCTTCGTGATGCCGGGCGAGCTCGCGGCGCGGCGCGCCGGCAAGGGCAAGGTCACGACGCTGGTGCCGTGGTGGCTGATCGCGTTCGCGGTGCTCGGGCCGCCGATCTTCGTCGGGCTCTGGCCGTGGATGTGGCACGACACCGCCGCGCGCTTCTCCGAGTACGCGTCGTTCCACCTGCACCACGTCCACTACAACACCGCGTTCCTCGGTCGCACCTACTTCGGGCCGCCGGGACCGATCGTGTTCCCCTTCGTGATGACGCTGATGACGATGTCGGTCGTCGTCGTGATCCTCGCGATCGCCGGCGTCGCGCTGCGGGCGCGCGCGCTGGTGCCGCCGTGGCTGGTGAAGCGCCTCTGGCCGCACGGCCGGGTCGAGGGCGATCGCCAGTGCACCGACGTGCTCGCGTTCGGCTCGATGCTCGCGCCGATGGTCGTGATCGCGATGCCGTGGACGCCGATCTTCGGCGGCACGAAGCACTTCATCGCGGGCTGGGCGTTCATGGCGATCTTCGCCGGCATCGCGTTCGTGCGCGTCGCGCGCGCGGCGCGCGAGTGGGCCGGGGAGCGCGTGCCGGCGATCAAGGAGGCGACGCCCGCGGTGACGGCGGCGCTGCTGCTCGCGCCGAGCGCGATCGACACCGTGCACAGCCACCCCTACGGGCTCTCGTTCTACGGCGCGGCGGCGGGCGGCGTCCCGGGCGCGGCGGACCTCGGGATGATGCGCCAGTTCTGGGGCTTCACCACGGGCAGCCTGGTGCCGTGGCTGAACGAGCACGTGCCCGAGCGCGGCAGCGTGTGGATCTGCGACACCCTGCCGAGCGCGTGGCGGATGCTGCAGCGCGACGGCCGTCTGCGGGACGACATCCGCGCGAGCTGGGATCTCGCGGGCGCCGACTACGCGATCGTCCACCACGAGGATCACTTCGTGGAGGTCGACTATCAGATCTGGATGGCGTTCGGACGCGTCGATCCGGTGTACGTCCTCACGTACGACGGAGTGCCGATCATCAGCGTGTACGAGAACCCGCGGCGCGCGCGCTGA